The Pseudomonadota bacterium DNA segment TGCTCCCCCCGAAGCGGCTCGTCTACTCGGAGATCGAGTCGCTCATCGATCACTTCAAGCTCGTCATGGAGGGCCCGAAGGTGCCGGCCGGCGAGGTGTACACGGCCCACGAGTCGGCGAACGGCGAGCTCGGGTTCTACGCCGTGAGCTGCGGGGAGGGCCGGCCGTACAAGCTCCACGTGCGCTCCCCGAGCTTCGTCCACATGGGCGGCATGCACCGGCTCCTCGAGGGCGGGCAGTTCGCGGACATCGTGCCGACGTTCGGGTCGATGAACATGATAGGCGGGGAGTGCGATCGATGAAGCGCCTCATCCCGGAGCTCGAGGCCTTGAAGGCCCGCCTCCCGAAGGGGAGCGAGTCGTCGCTCGTGATGCCCGCCCTGCACCGCATCCAGGAGGAGCGCGGCTTCGTCGCCGACGAGGACGTCGCGCAGCTCGCGGCCTATCTCGGCGTCCCGCGCGTGCGGATCGACGAGGCGCTGACCTTCTACACGATGTTCCGCCGCGAGCCCATCGGCCGGCACCACGTCCAGGTCTGCCGCAACGTCTCGTGCTCGATGAACGGCGCCGAGCGCCTGCTCGGGCTCCTCGAGGAGAGGCTCGGCGTCGCGCCCGGAGGGACGACGCCCGACGGCCGCGTCACGCTCTCGACCGTGGAGTGCCTCGCGTCGTGCGGCACCGCGCCGGTGATGGTCGTGGACGGGGCGTACCACGAGCGGGTCACCCCCGAGCGGCTCGACGAGATCCTGGAGGCGCTCGAATGAGGGCGTTCGAGAAGCGGCTCCAGAGCTTCGAGGTCACGGAGACCTCCCACACGCTCGCGGCGTACCGCTCGCGGGGCGGCTACGGCGCGCTCGCCAAGGCGCTGCGCTCCATGAAGCCCGCGGACGTCACGAAGGAGGTCTACGACTCCGGCATCCAGGGCCGCGGCGGCGCGGCGTTCCCGATGGGGCGCAAGTGGCAGGTCGTGAAGCCGGACGACGGCCTCGAGCACTTCCTGTGCGCCAACGCGGACGAGGGCGAGCCCGGGACGTTCAAGGATCGCTGGATCCTGGAGAACGCGCCGCACCTCCTGCTCGAGGCGATGGCGATCGCCTGCTACGCGATCGGCGCGCACCACTGCTTCATCTACATGCGCGGCGAGTTCGATCTGTCACGGCGCCGGGTCGAGGGCGCGCTCGAGGAGGCGTACGGCGCCGGCCTCCTCGGCGAGCGGATCCTCGGCACGCCGTTCTCGTGCCATGTCGTGCTCGTGCGTGGCGCCGGGGCGTACGTGTGCGGGGAGGCGTCGGGGCTCCTCTCCTCCGTCGAGGGGAAGAAGGGGTACCCGCGCAACCGGCCGCCGCGACTCACCGTCCGCGGCCTCTTCCAGAAGCCGACCGTGATCAACAACGTGGAGACGCTCTCGAACATCCCGTGGATCATCGACCACGGCGCCGCGGCGTACCGCGCGCTCGGCACGCCCAAGAGCCCGGGCACCCGGCTCGTCTCGATCTCCGGCCACGTCGTGCGCCCCGGGGTGTACGAGATCCCGTTCGGCACGCCGCTCGACGAGTTCATCTACGAGGACTGCGGCGGCGTGACGGGCGGCCGCGCGCTCAAGGCGGTCGTTCCGGGAGGGATCTCCACGAAGGTTCTCGTCGCAAAGGAGATCGCCGGGCTGCCCATGGATCACGCGTCGCTCGACGCGGCCGGATCGTCGCTCGGCTCGGGCGGCATGATCGTCATCGCCGAAGGCACCTGCATGGTCCGCCTGCTGCAGGTGATGCTCCGCTTCTACCACCACGAGTCGTGCGGCCAGTGCACGCCCTGCCGCGAGGGCACGGGCTGGATGCACCGCATCGTCGACAGGATCGCGGCCGGCCGCGGCGCGGCCGGCGACATCGATCGGCTGATCCACGTCTCGCACTTCAACGACGGCACGACGATCTGCGGGCTCGGCGACGCGGCGGGCTACGCGACGGTCGGGATCCTCGACAAGTTCCGGGACGAGTTCGAGCACTTCATGGCGCACGGCCGCTCGCGGTGCGGGGGGAGCCTCGCATGACGCGGATCTTCCTCAACGGGCGGGAGATCGAGGTCGCGGCGGACACGACCGTGCTGCGCGCGGCGCTCGACAACGGCGTCTACGTCCCGTACTTCTGCTGGCACCCGCGGCTCTCGGTCGCCGGCAACTGCCGCATCTGCATGGTGGAGGTCGAGGGCAAGGGGCTGGACATCGCCTGCAACATGCCGGTGAGCGAGGGGATGAAGGTCCTCACCGACTCCGACGAGGTGCGCGCGGCGCGCAAGGCGATGATGCAGTTCCTCACGCTCAACCACCCCGTGGACTGCGGCATCTGCGACAAGGCAGGCGAGTGCACGCTCCAGGACTACCACTTCGCGTACAACGGCGCGCCGTCGATCTCGGCCGAGCCCAAGGTCCGCGCGACCAAGTTCCACGATCTCGGCGACCGCATCCTCATCGACAACGAGCGCTGCATCGTCTGCTCGCGGTGCGTCCGCTTCACCCACGAGGTGTCGCGCTCGAAGGCGCTCGGTATCCAGGGTCGCGGCGACACCTCCCTCGTGCGGTGCGAGGAGGGGCGGCGGTTCGACGACCCCTACTCGGACAACGTGATCGACCTCTGCCCGGTGGGCGCCCTCCTCTCCCGCTCCTTCCTCTACAAGGCGCGGGTCTGGTTCCTCGAGGCGACGCCGTCCGTGTGCCCGGGTTGCGCGCGCGGCTGCGCGATCCGGATCTGGCACCTCCGGGCCGACCGGCGCCTCCAGCGCCTCGATCCGCGGCGCAACCTAGAGATCGCCCGCGTGACGCCGCTCGACGACCCGGCGGTCAACGGCCCGTGGATCTGCAACAAGGGGCGCGACCTCGCGGCGATCTTCGAGCGCCCGCGCGCCGATCAGGCGATGCTGCGCGGAAGGCCCGTGCCGCTCGCGGAGGCGATATCCGAGGCGCGCCGCCTCGTCGACGGGGCGAAGAGGCGGACGGCGCTCGTCTCGAGCTGGGGCTCGGACGGGGAGCTCGCCGCGTTCCGCGATCACCTCGCGGCGCGGTTCGACGTGCGCGTCAAGCCGGACCACGTCCCGCAGCCCGGGGAGATCGTCGAGGACGACATCCTGATCCGCGCGGACAAGAACCCGAACACCCGGGGCGCACGGGCGCTGTTCGGCGAGAGGCCCGTCGCCTTCGAGCCCGGCACCGATCTCGTGCTCGTCTGGGGCGAGGGGTTCGACTACTCGCGCGTGCCGGCCGGCGCCAAGGTCGTGCTCCTCGGCTCGTACCTCGCGCCGGAGAACGGCGCCGCGGACGTCTTCCTGCCGATCTCCGTCCAGACCGAGCGGGACGGCTCCTACACCAACTCCGACGGGATCGCGCGCCGCTTCGAGGCGTGCTTCCCGCCCGGAGAGACGATCGCCCACGCCGCCGACCTGTTCGCCGCGATCGGAGGCCGGCCATGATGCGGGATCTCGTGGTCGTCCTCGTCTTCATCAGCTACGCGATCCTCGTGCTGCTGCTCTTCGGCGTGCTCCTCACCTGGGTCGAACGCAAGCTCGCGGCGGTGATGTCGGACCGGATCGGCGCGAACCGCTGCTACCTCCGGCTCCCGTTCACGCGGTTCCGGATCATCTGGCTCGGGCTGTTCCAGGCGGTCGCCGACGGCCTCAAGATGCTGCTCAAGGAGGACTTCCGCGCGGACGCGCACGACCGCTTCGGCTACGCGATCGCGCCGTGGCTCGTCTTCACGCCGGTGCTCCTCGTCTTCGCGGTGGTGCCGTTTGGCGGCGAGATCGTCCCCTCGGAGCTGCTCGACTTCTCGCCCGGCGCGGCGGCCTGGTTCGGCGGCGAGCGCTACGAGATGCAGATCGCGCGGCTCGACGCCGGGCTGCTCGTGGTGTTCGCGTTCGGCGGCCTGACGGTGATAGGCAGCCTGCTCGCGGGCTGGTCCTCGGGGAACAAGTTCTCCCTGCTCGGCGCGGTCCGCGCGGGCGCGCAGATGATCTCCTACGAGGTCGTGATGGGGCTGTCCGTGCTCGGCCTCGTGCTGCTCTACGGCACGGTCGACCTCATCGATATCGTCCATCAGCAGTCGGGCTCCCTCCTCGGCTTCCTCCCGGCGTGGGGGATCTTCCTGCAGCCGTTTGCGGCGATCCTGTTCCTCACCGCGGCGATGGCCGAGAACAAGCGCGTCCCGTTCGACCTGCCGGAGGCGGAGTCCGAGCTCATCGCCGGCTACTTCACCGAGTACAGCGCGATGAAGATGGGCCTGTTCATGTTCGCCGAGTTCATCGAGGTCGCGGTGATCGCCGCGCTGTTCACGACGCTGTTCCTCGGCGGCTGCAACCTGCCCTTCCTCGGCGACGCGGGGTTCGCGTTCCCGGGCGGCGGCACCGTCGCCCTGCCCCACGGCGCGGTGGTCGCGATCCAGCTCGCCGTCTTCCTGGCCAAGGTGTTCCTCGTCTCGGCGTTCCAGATCCAGGTGCGGTGGTCGCTGCCGCGGTTCCGCTACGATCAGCTGCTCCGCTTCGGCTGGACGTTCCTCTTGCCGCTCGGCATCGTGAACCTCACGGCGACCGCCGTGATCTCGTGGGCGGGGTGGGTATGATGGATCTCGGGCGCCGCAAGAGCTACTGGAACCGCCCGACCCTGGGCCTCTGGGAGCGGTCGTACCTCCCCGAGGTGCTGCGCGGCCTCGCGGTGACGGGCGGCGTCATCGCGCGGAACCTGGCGCGCTGGCTCACGTTCCGGAAGGGCGCGCTCACCGCCCGCTACCCGGAGGAGCGCCGCGCCGACTACGCCGCCGGCAACCGTGGCAAGCACGTCCTGACGACGCGACCGGACGGACGGCCGCAGTGCATCGCGTGCATGCTGTGCGCGACGGCCTGCCCCGCGCGCGTCATCGAGATCGAGGCCGCCTTCGATCCCGCGGACGCGGCGCACCCCAAGCACCCGGCGCGCTTCGAGATCGACTACTCGCGGTGCGTCTTCTGCGGGCTGTGCGTCGAGGCGTGCCCGGAGGACGCGATCCGCATGCCGCAGGACGTCCCGGACCTGCCGTCCCACGACCGCGGCGAGATGTGGCTCTCCCGCGACCACCTGCTCGGCTGGTGCCCGCGCTCCGACGCGGCCAAGCCCTACCCGCCGGGCCCGGCGGGCGGCGGGGAGGGAGGCTCCCTTTGAGCGCGGCGACAGAGACCATCCTCCTCTGGTTCTTCGCGGGCGCGGCGGCGCTCGGCGCGGTGGTGATGCTCTTCGCGCGCCACCCGATGCGGGTCGCCCTGTCCCTCGTCGGCGTCATGCTCGCACTCGCGGGCGTCTTCGCCGTGCAGGGAGCCCACGCGATCGCCGTCTTCCAGGTGCTGATCTACGTCGGCGCGGTGATGGTCTTCATGGTCTTCGTCATCATGCTGCTCGACCTGCGCGATCCGTCGTTCACGCGCCGCGCCTCGCGGCTGCTCGTGCCCGGGGTGGCCGTCGCGACACTGTTCCTCGCCGCGCTCCTCGCCCTCGTCTCGACGGCGCCGGCCGGCGCGCCCGCTGACACCGGGACGTTCGCGCTCGAGCCGTTCTCGGCCGCGTTCCTCGAGGAGCACTGGCTCGAGTTCGAGCTCTCCTCCGTGCTCCTGCTGGTGGCGGTCCTCGCCGTGCTCGCCGTCGTCAAGGGGAGCGGGAGGGACCATGGATAACACGCAGATGCTCGTCGCGCTCGGCGCGATCCTGTTCGTCCTCGGGCTCCTGGGCGTCGTGGTGCGGCGCAACCTGCTCGTCGTGCTCATGTGCCTCGAGCTCATGCTCAACGGGGTCAACGTGGAGCTCGTGACGTTCTCGAGGATGCACGGCTCGACCGCGGGGGGCGTCCTCGTGTTCCTCGTGTTCGTCGTCGCCGCGGCGGAGCTGGCCATCGCGATCCCGATCGTGCTGCTGCTCGTGCGGCGGAAGCGGACCCTGGACGCGGACGCGTTCAGGGATCTGAAAGGATAGGCATGCCCTGGCTCGGCCTCATCGTCGCCCTGCCCCTCCTCGGGTTCGCGCTCAACGGCGCGCTGGGGCAAAGGCTCGGCAAGCGGTTCGTCACCGCGGTCGGCTGCGGCCTGCCGATCGCGGCGGCGCTGATCGCGGCGCGCTGCTTCCTCGCGCTCCTCGACACCGGCACGCCCGTCTCCGAGACCGCGTTCACCTGGGCCGTCGTGGGCGGCTACGCCTTCGAGGTCTCGTTCTGGTTCGACCGGCTCTCGGCGGTGATGGCGCTCGTCGTGACCGGCGTCGGGTCGCTCATCCACGTCTACTCCACGGGCTACATGAGGGACGACGAGAGCTACGCGCGCTACTTCGCGTACCTGAACCTCTTCCTCTTCTTCATGCTGCTCCTCGTGCTCGGCCGGTCGATGCTCGTGCTGTTCGCGGGCTGGGAGGGCGTCGGGCTCACGTCGTACCTCCTGATCGGGTTCTGGTTCGATGATCCGGCGAAGGCGAAGGCCGGCAAGAAGGCGTTCATCACGAACCGCGTGGGCGACGCCGCGTTCCTCGCCGGGATGTTCCTCTTGTACGGCGGGCTCGGCACCCTCGACATGGTGCGGATCAACGAGGCGTTCCTCGCGGGCCCCGTGCCCGCGGTCTCGGCCACGCTGGTCGGCCTCCTCCTTTTCGCGGGGGCCACCGGCAAGTCGGCGCAGATCCCGCTCCACGTCTGGCTGCCGGACGCCATGGCCGGCCCGACGCCGGTCTCGGCGCTCATCCACGCCGCGACGATGGTCACGGCCGGCGTGTACATGGTCGCGCGGCTCAGCGGCGTCTACCTCCAGGCGCCCGAGGCGTCGCAGGTCATCGCGGTCGTCGGCGCGGCCACGGCGCTGTTCGCCGCGACGATCGCGATCGCGCAGACCGACATCAAGAAGGTGCTCGCGTACTCGACGATCTCGCAGCTCGGCTTCATGTTCCTCGCGCTCGGCGTCGGGGCGTACGGGTTCGCGGTCTTCCACCTGATGACCCACGCGTTCTTCAAGGCGTGCCTCTTCCTCGGCGCCGGGAGCGTGATCCACGCGCTCGGGGGCGAGCAGGACATCAGGAAGATGGGCGGCCTGTGGCGCAAGATCCCGGTGACCTTCGTCACCTTCGCCGTCGCCACCGCGGCGATCGCGGGGATCCCGGGGCTGGCCGGCTTCTTCTCCAAGGACGAGATCCTCCTGTTCGCGTTCGGCAGCTCGGCCGGCGGGGCTCCCTACCTGTGGGGCATCGGCGCCGTGACGGCGCTCCTCACCGCGCTCTACATGTTCCGGCTCCTGTGGCTCACGTTCTTCGGCGCGCCGAGGATGCCCCCCGAGGTGGAGCACCACGTGCACGAGTCGCCCCTGTCGATGACGGGCGTGCTGGTCGTCCTCGCGCTGCTCTCGGTGGGCGGCGGCTACCTCCACGTGCCGCAGTTCCTCGCGCCGGTGCTGCCGATCCCGGCGCTCACCGAGGCGGGCGAGCACGCCGAGCGCGCGCTCATGGGGATCTCCATCGCCATCGCGCTGGCCGGGCTGGCGCTCGCCTGGTTCTTCTTCTCCAAGGGCGCCGCACGGGCGCAGGCGGCGCAGAGGGCGCTCTCGCCGCTGCACAAGCTGCTCGCCGACAAGTGGTACGTCGATGAGCTGTACGGGCTCGTCGTCATCAGGCCGCTGCACGCGATCTCCGACCGCCTGTTCCTCCGCGTCGGCGATCGGATTCTCTTCGACGGCTCGCTGCACGGGCTCGCCGCGCTCGCGCGCCACGGCGCCCGGCTGCTCTGCCGCGTGCAGACCGGCAGCCTCCACCTCTACGCGCTCCTCGTGCTGTTCGGCGGGGCGGCGCTCCTCCTCTTGAGGTGGCTCCATGGCTGAAGCGCTCGTCCTCAACGCCCTCGTCTACCTCCCGCTCGCGGGGCTGCTCGCGATCCTGCTCGTGCCGCGCCGGCGGGAGGGCGCCGCGAAGTGGATCGCGCTCGCCGCGACGACGATCCAGCTCGGCCTCGGTTGCCTCCTGTACGCGCGCTTCGACGGCTCGAACCCCGGGCTGCAGTTCGTCACCGACCTGCCGTGGATCGCCGCCTGGGGCGTGCACTACATCGTCGGGCTCGACGGCCTGAACCTGCTCCTCGTCCTCCTGACCGTCTTCCTGGGCCCCCTCGTGGTGCTCGGCTCGTTCACCGCGATCCGCGCGCAGATCCGCCTGTTCTACTCGATGCTGCTGCTCGTGCAGTTCGCGATGCTCGGCACTTTCGCCGCGCAGGACCTGTTCCTCTTCTTCGTCTTCTGGGAGGCGATGGTCGTCCCGATGTTCTTCATCATCGGGATCTGGGGTGGCGAGCGGCGGGTCTACGCCACGATGAAGTTCGTCCTGTACACGGCGGCGGGCAGCATCCTCATGCTCGCGGCCGCGATCTACCTCGTCGTCGCCGGGCACGCCGCGACCGGGAGCTTCTCCTTCGCCTTCGAGGATCTCTACCGCCTCGCGCTCCCGTTCGAGGCGCAGGCGATCATGTTCGCCGCGTTCGCGATCGCCTTCGCCATCAAGGTGCCGATGGTGCCCCTGCACACCTGGCTCCCCGACGCGCACGTCGAGGCCCCGACCGCCGGCTCCGTGGTGCTCGCGGGCGTGCTCCTCAAGATGGGCACGTACGGCTTCCTGAAGCTCGGCCTGCCGCTCTTTCCGGACGCCGTGCGCGCGGCCTCCCCGGCCCTCATGGCGCTCTCCACCGCGGGGATCCTCTACGGCGCGTGCCTCGCGCTCGTGCAGACCGACATCAAGAAGATCGTCGCGTACTCCTCCATCAGCCACCTCGGCTACGTCATGCTCGGGCTCTTCAGCTTCAGCCTCCTGGCGGTGCAGGGCGCGGTGATCCAGATGATCAGCCACGGGCTCGTCGCCGGCGGCCTGTTCCTGATGGTGGGCATGATCTACGAGCGCCGGCACACGCGGGATCTCGCCGCCTACGGCGGGCTCGCCAAGATCATGCCGATCTACTCCGTGTTCTTCATGCTGCTCACGCTCGCCTCCATCGGGCTGCCCGCCACGAGCGGCTTCACGGGCGAGTTCATGGTGCTGCTCGGGAGCTTCACCGAGTCGCTGCGCGTCTACCGGGAGACCGGCGCGACGCTCCCGCTCGCGGCGAGCGCCGCCGCCATCGCCGGCGTGGCGATCGGCGCCCTGTACATGCTCTGGCTCGCGGAGCGCTTCCTGTTCGGCAAGCCGCGGGTCGAATGCGCCCCGCCAGCTGATCTGGGCCGCCGCGAGAAGCTGATCCTCGGGGCGATCGTGGCCGCGATCTTCTGGATCGGCCTCTACCCGCAGCCGCTGCTCGAGAAGACCGAGCCCGCGGTCCACCGCCTGCTCGATCTCGTGGCGGCCGCGCGGACGGACGACGGGGGGGCGCCATGATCCTGCGCGACGCCCTCCTCGCCATGCTGCCGGAGCACGTCCTGCTCGCCGGCATCGTCCTCCTCCTCGTCGCGGAGATCGCGGCGCTGCCCGGGCGCGCGGCGGCGCCCATCGCGCTCGTCGCCGTCGTCGCGGCGGCGGGCGCCGGCCTCTGGCTCTCGGCCACCGGGTTCACGGCGGCGCCGTTCGAAGGCGCGTACGCGATCGCGCCGTTCGGGAGCGCGGCGAAGGCCATCCTGCTCGTGCTCGCGGTGCCGATCCTGCTGACCGCGCCCGGCGATCTCGCCGGGTACCGCGCCTACGCCCTCGTGCTCTCCTCGCTCTACGGCGCGCTCCTCATCAACGGCGCCGAGAGCTTCACGATCCTGTTCGTCGGGATCGAGCTCATGTCGCTGCCGGTGTACGCCCTCGCCGTGGTCTCCTTCAGGCGCGACGAGGGCGCCGAGGCCGCGCTCAAGTACCTCGTGCTCGGCGGCGCCGGCTCGGCGATGCTCCTCATGGGCGCGGCGCTCGTCTTCGGGAGCGGCGGCGATCTCTCCCTGGCCGCTTTCGCCGACGCCCTCGTCGCCGAGGATCTCCTCGCCCGGGCCGGCGTCGCGCTCGTCGTCGGCGCCCTCTTCGTGAAGGCCGCGATCGCGCCGTTCCACGCCTGGGCGCCGGACGTCTACGAGGCCGCGAGCGTGCCCGTCACCGCGTACATGGCGGTGGTGGTCAAGGCCGCCGTCCTGTTCGCCGCGCTCCGGCTGTTCCGCGCGGCCGCGCTCCCGGTCGAGCTCGTCGATCTCGTGGTGCTGTTCTCGCTCGCCTCGGTCGTCTGGGGGAACCTGGCCGCCATGCGGCAGGCGAGCCTCAGGCGCACGATCGCGTACTCGTCGATCGCCCACGCCGGCTACCTCTTCTACGCGTTCCTCGATCCCGGCCCCGGGCGCCCGGCGGCGATCGCCTTCTACGCGATCGCGTACGGGCTCTCGAACCTGCTCGCGTTCGCCGCGATCCCGCCCGCCGAGGACGACGCGGCGCGCGACCGGCTCGAGGATCTGCGGGGCCTCTTCTCGCGCCGGCCGTTCGCGGCGATCGCGATAGCGATCGCGATGCTGTCGCTCGCCGGGGTCCCGCCCCTGCCCGGCTTCACGGCCAAGTTCTTCCTGTTCAACAACGCCATGATCGCGGGCTACACGGCGTACGCCGTCGCGGGCCTCGTCGCGAGCTACCTCGGGCTGTACTTCTACCTGCGCGTCATCCAGATCCTGTTCGCGAGCCCGTCCGAGGCGGCGGCCGGCGAGCCCCGCGGGCTGCGCGCGGCGGCGCTCGTCGCGACCGTCCTGTGCCTCGTCGGCACGCTGCTCCTGTCCGTCCTCCCGGGGTGGCTCGTCGACCGCCTCGCCGGCTGATCCGGCCCTACTCCTCGTCCTGCATGCCGTCGTAGATCTCGGCGAAGCGCGGCGCGCAGCGGAAGAACGCGGCGTGCACCGCGGGATCGAAGTGCAAGGGCTGCGTGCGGCCGTCGCCCCGGACGAGGATCTCCATCGTCTTCGCGTGGTCGAAGCCGGGCTTGTACGGCCTCGCGCTGCGCAGCGCGTCGTACTGGTCGCAGATGTTCATTATCCGGCCGGACAGCGGGATGGTCTCCCCCTTGAGCCCCCGCGGGTACCCGGTGCCGTCCCAGCGCTCGTGGTGGGTGAGCGCGATCTCCGCGCCCATGATCGTCGACGGCGTCTTCCCGAACTGCAGGATCTTGTAGCCGATCTCCGTGTGCGACCTCATGAGCGTCCACTCGTCGGCGTTCAGCGGGCCCTCCTTGAGCAGGACCGAGTCCGGCATGCCGATCTTGCCGACGTCGTGCATGGGGGCGGCGAAGAAGATGTCGTCGAGGAACTGCTTCTCGAGCCCGAGGTAGGACGCGATCTCCCAGGCGTAGTGCGCGACGCGGCGGACGTGGGAGCCCGTGCTCTCGTCCCGGTACTCCGCGGCGCTCGTCAGGGTGAACGTGATCTCCCGGTACGCCTCCCGGAGCTTGATCGTCGCGTCGTGCACCTTCCGGTCCTGCGCCTTGGCGTGCTCCGCGAGCAGATCGCCGTACTGCTTGAGCTTCAGGAGGTTGCGCACGCGCACCCACAGCTCGTCGGGATCGACGGGCTTCTGGAGGAACTCCTCGGCGCCGCACTGGAGGGAGCGCAGGCGCGAGTCCCGGTCGTCGGCGCCGGTGATCATGATGATCGGGATCCCCTTGGTGCGCGTGTCGGCCTTGAGCCTCTTCGCCACCTCGAACCCGTCGAGCCCGGGCATCCGGATGTCGAGCAGCACGAGATCCGGCGCGTCGTTGGCCACGGCGTCGAGGCCGGCCTTGCCGGTCGCGGCCGTGAGCATCTTGTAGCCCTTGGCCTCGAGCAGGCGCACGATCCAGTCGCGGTTGGTCTTTTCGTCGTCGATGACGAGGATGCGCGGGATGATCGAGAGGTGTTCCACGACGGCTCCTCCGGCACGGTTCGAGGAGATGGCCCTTTGGAGATGTAACGGCCACGCGCGAAACGAGTTAAGTGGCCATTTTCGAGCGGCTCGAGCTCAATCCCACTGGTCGGGCCTGCTCCCGTACTGGTCCAGCCACGCGAGCATGGCCCGGATGCTGCCCGTGGCGAGCGCGATGCACGCGTCCGCCGCGCCGTAGTAGACGTTGAGCGTGTCGCCGTCGTCCCCGCGCGTGAAGCCGCAGGGGAAGACGACGTTGTCGACGTCGCCGCGGCGCTCGTAGTCGGCCTCCGGGCCGAAGATCCACGAGTCGCCGCGCTTCAGGCAGCGCTCCGGCGTCTCGAGATCCATCAGCGCCAGGCCCAGGCGGTACAGGCACCCTCCCGCGGTCTGCCGCACGCCGTGGTAAATGAGGAGCCAGCCGCTCTCGGTCTCGATGGGCGGCGTGCACAGCCCGATCTTGCCCGCGTCCCACCAGGCGCCGTTGCGCGCGGGCAGGACCAGCCGGTGGCTGCCCCAGTGGCGCAGATCGGGCGAAAACGAGAGCCAGATGTGCGCGCCGATGGTGCCGACCGGGCGGTGCAGGAGCGCCCAGAACTTGCCCACCCGGCGCGGGAACAGCGCCGCGTCCTTGTCCTCGGGTGACATCACCGACCCGATGCGCTCGAAGCTCTTGAAGTCCCCGGTCAACGCGAGCGACACGCCTGGGCCGCCGCGGGAGTACGCCGTGTACGCGATCACGTACTTCTTCAGCTCGTCCACGTAGGTGATGCGCGGGTCCTCGACGCCCCAGACCTCCTCCGGGTACTTGTCGATCGCCGGCGCGAACGTCGGCTGCGGATCGATCCGCCAGCGGTCGACGCCGTTCACCGAGCGCGCGGCGCACAGGTGCGAGTGCCCGCGGTGATCCTCGACGCGGCACAAGAGGAGCGTCGTGCCGTCGGCGAGGCGCACGGCGCCCGGGTTGAACACCGTGTTCACGGGGTACGGCCAATCGGCGCGGGTCAGGATCGGGTTGCCGCGGTGGCGGACGAGCAGCTCGTGGTGGATCGACAGGTTCATGGTTCACTTCTCCGTGAGGACGTTCTGGGAAAGGCGCATCTCGACGAGAGCCATCAGGAACGACAGGGTGGACTCGCCGCCCTGGTTGCGGTTGACGCGGTCCGGGTGCAGCCCGTCCCGGCAGCCGCCCGTGGCCGGATCGTAAACCTGCGCGCGCAGCTCGTTGCGGCCGAGGAACCAGTCGAACGTGTTCTCGGCGATCGCGCGCCACCGCCCGTCGCCGGTCATGCCGTGCGCCTCGAG contains these protein-coding regions:
- the nuoL gene encoding NADH-quinone oxidoreductase subunit L, producing the protein MPWLGLIVALPLLGFALNGALGQRLGKRFVTAVGCGLPIAAALIAARCFLALLDTGTPVSETAFTWAVVGGYAFEVSFWFDRLSAVMALVVTGVGSLIHVYSTGYMRDDESYARYFAYLNLFLFFMLLLVLGRSMLVLFAGWEGVGLTSYLLIGFWFDDPAKAKAGKKAFITNRVGDAAFLAGMFLLYGGLGTLDMVRINEAFLAGPVPAVSATLVGLLLFAGATGKSAQIPLHVWLPDAMAGPTPVSALIHAATMVTAGVYMVARLSGVYLQAPEASQVIAVVGAATALFAATIAIAQTDIKKVLAYSTISQLGFMFLALGVGAYGFAVFHLMTHAFFKACLFLGAGSVIHALGGEQDIRKMGGLWRKIPVTFVTFAVATAAIAGIPGLAGFFSKDEILLFAFGSSAGGAPYLWGIGAVTALLTALYMFRLLWLTFFGAPRMPPEVEHHVHESPLSMTGVLVVLALLSVGGGYLHVPQFLAPVLPIPALTEAGEHAERALMGISIAIALAGLALAWFFFSKGAARAQAAQRALSPLHKLLADKWYVDELYGLVVIRPLHAISDRLFLRVGDRILFDGSLHGLAALARHGARLLCRVQTGSLHLYALLVLFGGAALLLLRWLHG
- a CDS encoding NADH-quinone oxidoreductase subunit M, whose product is MAEALVLNALVYLPLAGLLAILLVPRRREGAAKWIALAATTIQLGLGCLLYARFDGSNPGLQFVTDLPWIAAWGVHYIVGLDGLNLLLVLLTVFLGPLVVLGSFTAIRAQIRLFYSMLLLVQFAMLGTFAAQDLFLFFVFWEAMVVPMFFIIGIWGGERRVYATMKFVLYTAAGSILMLAAAIYLVVAGHAATGSFSFAFEDLYRLALPFEAQAIMFAAFAIAFAIKVPMVPLHTWLPDAHVEAPTAGSVVLAGVLLKMGTYGFLKLGLPLFPDAVRAASPALMALSTAGILYGACLALVQTDIKKIVAYSSISHLGYVMLGLFSFSLLAVQGAVIQMISHGLVAGGLFLMVGMIYERRHTRDLAAYGGLAKIMPIYSVFFMLLTLASIGLPATSGFTGEFMVLLGSFTESLRVYRETGATLPLAASAAAIAGVAIGALYMLWLAERFLFGKPRVECAPPADLGRREKLILGAIVAAIFWIGLYPQPLLEKTEPAVHRLLDLVAAARTDDGGAP
- a CDS encoding NADH-quinone oxidoreductase subunit N encodes the protein MILRDALLAMLPEHVLLAGIVLLLVAEIAALPGRAAAPIALVAVVAAAGAGLWLSATGFTAAPFEGAYAIAPFGSAAKAILLVLAVPILLTAPGDLAGYRAYALVLSSLYGALLINGAESFTILFVGIELMSLPVYALAVVSFRRDEGAEAALKYLVLGGAGSAMLLMGAALVFGSGGDLSLAAFADALVAEDLLARAGVALVVGALFVKAAIAPFHAWAPDVYEAASVPVTAYMAVVVKAAVLFAALRLFRAAALPVELVDLVVLFSLASVVWGNLAAMRQASLRRTIAYSSIAHAGYLFYAFLDPGPGRPAAIAFYAIAYGLSNLLAFAAIPPAEDDAARDRLEDLRGLFSRRPFAAIAIAIAMLSLAGVPPLPGFTAKFFLFNNAMIAGYTAYAVAGLVASYLGLYFYLRVIQILFASPSEAAAGEPRGLRAAALVATVLCLVGTLLLSVLPGWLVDRLAG
- a CDS encoding response regulator, translating into MEHLSIIPRILVIDDEKTNRDWIVRLLEAKGYKMLTAATGKAGLDAVANDAPDLVLLDIRMPGLDGFEVAKRLKADTRTKGIPIIMITGADDRDSRLRSLQCGAEEFLQKPVDPDELWVRVRNLLKLKQYGDLLAEHAKAQDRKVHDATIKLREAYREITFTLTSAAEYRDESTGSHVRRVAHYAWEIASYLGLEKQFLDDIFFAAPMHDVGKIGMPDSVLLKEGPLNADEWTLMRSHTEIGYKILQFGKTPSTIMGAEIALTHHERWDGTGYPRGLKGETIPLSGRIMNICDQYDALRSARPYKPGFDHAKTMEILVRGDGRTQPLHFDPAVHAAFFRCAPRFAEIYDGMQDEE
- a CDS encoding glycosidase, encoding MNLSIHHELLVRHRGNPILTRADWPYPVNTVFNPGAVRLADGTTLLLCRVEDHRGHSHLCAARSVNGVDRWRIDPQPTFAPAIDKYPEEVWGVEDPRITYVDELKKYVIAYTAYSRGGPGVSLALTGDFKSFERIGSVMSPEDKDAALFPRRVGKFWALLHRPVGTIGAHIWLSFSPDLRHWGSHRLVLPARNGAWWDAGKIGLCTPPIETESGWLLIYHGVRQTAGGCLYRLGLALMDLETPERCLKRGDSWIFGPEADYERRGDVDNVVFPCGFTRGDDGDTLNVYYGAADACIALATGSIRAMLAWLDQYGSRPDQWD